In the genome of Streptomyces sp. NBC_00390, the window GAGCGGCGACCGCGAGGCTGCCCGAGCAGCAGACCGACGAGCCGGACCTGGACCCCATTCAGCAACAGATTGTGACCGTGGCTGAGTGGCTCGTTGAGGCGGAGGAAGCTGGAAAGAAGCTCTCCGGCGCCGAAGTCGCCCGCCGCCTCGGCCTGTCGCCGAAGACAGGACAACGGCGCGTGAGCGCCGCAGTCGAGTACCTGCAGGAGCAGCGCCAGCAGCAAGGCCGCGCGCACCTCCGGTCCGTCCGGAGCTGACCGACCCCCTTCTGGCAGTGGCCGATGACCGAACCCGGTCATCGGCCACCATCATGTCCAGGCCCGCCGGCCATGACCGGTCCCCAGGGTGCCCGATGACCGGTCCCGCCCTCGTCGGTCATCGGACATGACTGAGCCGCCGCCCATCAGCCACGCCTGCGCCGTGATCGATCTCCCCCTGCCGCCTCCCCCACTCCGCCCGCCGACAACAGGCTTCCCTCATAGACACTTGCCAAGAGTTGCATCAACCGGTCACAACAGGCTTTCCCGCCCCCGCAGCAGGCTTGCCCAATCGGTCACCCAGGGCTTACCCGGCACAAGCTGGTCTGAGGAGAGGCAGCGGCACGAGATCCGAAAGGAGACATGCCGTGCTCGACGTACAGCACCCGCCCACACCGCCGACGGGATCTTTCACCGCCTGGATTCGGAGTGGGCAGCACTGTGCGCCGACGCCGACGTTCAAGGCCCCGTGGCCTACTGGCTGGTGATCGATCGTCTGGCGACGACGCCGCTGCCGTGACCGACGGCGTGACCGATTCCTGGGTGCGCGCCCTCGGCCGCGCCCAGCTGCTCGCCACTCTCCGGCCCGGCAGCGGTCGCCTGACCGACGAGCTGACCGATGCGCCCTGCTGGGTCGTGCGGCCAGCGGCATGATGCGTCAGATCTATACGTGGAGCGGCGGTCGGGCGGCCACCATCAGGGCTAGGAGCTCTCTTTCGGATCACTTGGTGGCGGTTCGCTCTCAGGGCCTGCTGGCTCCGGCGGAACTGCTGCCTGCGAAGATGCGCTCGTGAGCTATGACCTTGCTGTGTGGGACGGCGGCCGTCCCCTCGACAACCACCACGCAGGCTCGACCTACGACGAACTCTGCGAGCGCTACCTGGAGTCGGACGATGTCGTCGTGCCTCCGGCACCCCGCATCGTGACTTACGTGAAAGCGCTCGTCGCGCGATACCCGGACGACGACCGCAGTGTCGTATGGGCCTCGCCACCGGTCCTCGCTGAGGCATCGGGCCCGATCGTGTACCTGCTCATGTCCTACGGCAAAGCTGAGGAAGTGTCCGAGTACGCAGCCTCCCTGGCTCGCGAACACGGTCTCGTCTGCTTTGACCCACAGGGAGAATGCCTCGGGCCGTGAACTGCTGGTTCTCAGCGGGCAGACCACAGGAAGATGCCCGCGATGAGGAGGCCGGCACGGTAAACCGTGGCAGCCTTCTCGTACCGGGTAGCCAGACCGCGCCACTGCTTGAGGCGATTGATGCAGCGTTCGACGGCATTGCGTTGCTTGTAGGCCTCGCGGTCGAATCCGGGCGGCGCCCGCCACCACAACCCTTGCGCTTGGGATCTGGTCGACACGCACGCCGCATCGCCGCAGATGGTCGCGGACGGCCGTCCAGCGTGAACCCGCTATCACCCTCGACAGAGTGACAGGAGAAATGGCCCCTGCTACCTACGGCAGCAGGGCATCCCAGCCGTGCAGGCGACTATTCGGATTGGGACCAGACGGGCAGGTGGTGCACCTGCGCGAGTGGCTGGTCGTGGGTCGCCTCCGCCGCCTCGCACTGGGCCATCTCCAGCACTTTGGGGCCGACCTTGTAGAACGGCACAGTGCCCACTTTGTACGAGATCACCAACCAACCGGAGCTGGTCAACTTCTTCAAGCTCCGCGAGACAGTGCCCGGGGAGATCTGAAGGAACGCAGCAACGTCCTGGGCAGTCTGACGGATCGTTTCACCCAACGGGGCCGCGGTCACGTACGACATCAGCACCCGAAAATCGGCACCTGGCAACGAGGCCGTCGCCTCCA includes:
- a CDS encoding winged helix-turn-helix transcriptional regulator, whose amino-acid sequence is MTFPAQERVELPVTGDLARGLLEATASLPGADFRVLMSYVTAAPLGETIRQTAQDVAAFLQISPGTVSRSLKKLTSSGWLVISYKVGTVPFYKVGPKVLEMAQCEAAEATHDQPLAQVHHLPVWSQSE